CCCGCCTTCCGGTCCGCCCGCTCCCATGCTCCTCACGGCCCCCTCCCCGCGCCGCGCTCCCGGTCGTCTCGCCGCCGGCTGTCTCGCGGCTGCCCTGGCCCTGCTCCTCGGTGCCTGCGGCAGCGGCGCCGTGCCGACCACCTTCGACCTCACCGCCCTGCCGGGCGCGGCCCGCAGCGGTGCCGCCCGGCGCTCGATCGTGGTGGCCGAGCCGGTCGGCCTGCAGCCCTTCGAGGCCGACCGGATCATCGTGCGCGAGCCCGGCGGCGCGGTGTCCTATCTCGGCGGCGGCCAATGGGCCGACCGGCTGCCGCGCCTCGTCCAGACCCGGCTGATCCAGAGTCTCGAGAACGCCAACCGGCTGAAATCCGTCAGCCGCCCCGGCGACAAGGTCGCGGCCGACACGATCCTGATCACGGAACTCCGCGCCTTCGACATCAATGCCGGCACCCGCGAGGCGGTGGTCGACCTCTCGGCCAAGCTGATCCAGGAGAGCAGCGGCACGGTGGTGGCCGCCAAGGTGTTCCAGGCCCGGGTGCCGGTGGCGGGGGTGAACGCGCCGGTGGCGGCGAACGGGCTCGACCGGGCCTTGTCGATGGTGCTGGCCGACATGGTGCGGTGGATCAACGCCGGGGGGTGAGGGTCAAATCCGGCCCGCACTGCGGGTGCTGTTCTGATGCTCCAGCGGCAATCTCGCCGTCATGAAGGCCGTGCTGCTCCTCAGAGAGCGACTCGCGCTGACACCCGACGCTTTTGCCGAACTCGTGGTGTGGCGGGTGCCGAGGCCGGTCGTGGGCAGTCGGCACAGCTTCAAGTACCGTCTCGCTCTCGTCGTGGAAGTGCAGTGCGTGCTGCGCTATGACAATGAGGCAGGCAAGGGTGATCATAAGCACATCGGTGCCGAAGAGCTTCCCTTTGCGTTTGCCGGCATCAATGATCTGCTCGCCGCGTTCTGGCGCGATTTTCCGCGGAGAGCCGCAGGGCGCGTTCATCTCCTTCGCCTCGGTCGAGCTGCTCTGGACCGTGATGACGCCGCAACGTTGGGAGCTGTTGCGCGCCCTGGTCGGCCGCGATCCGCTACCGCTCCCGGCCCTGGCGGATGTGTTGAGTCGCGACGACGACGCGGTGCGGGCCGACATCGACGCGCTGAGGAAGGCCGGTGTCGTTGAATCGGGATCAAACGACCGGATCAGCTTCCCGTTCGATTCGGTCCATGTCGACTTCACGATGGGCCGGGCCGCCTGACCCTCCGAGCCCCTACTCCATCACCGCCGCCTTCATGATCACCACCATGAAGGCGCGCCCCGTCCCCTCGCTGATGCAGCGCACGGTGTGGGGCCGGTCGCAGCGGTAGCGCAGGGTCTCGCCGGCTCGCGCCCGCTGCACGGCGCCGGCCACGTCGACCTCGAACTCCCCCTCGGTGACCGACAGGCACTCGACCGAGCCGCGCTGGTGCGCGTCGGAATCGAGCACGCCGCCGGGATCGGCCGAGAGGTCGTACCATTGCAGCCACTCGACGGTCTTGATCCAGCCGATGATGGCGAGCCGCATCCGTCCGTCGTCGGAGACCAGGATCGGCGTGTCGGCTCGCGACGACTTCTCGATGAAGGGTTCTTCGTCGCCGGTGGCGAGCACCCGCTCGATCGAGACGTCGAGAGCCTGGCTCAGGCGCCAGATCGTGGCCAGCGTCGGGTTGGTCTCGTTGCGCTCGATCTGGCTGATGATCGACTTCGCCACGCCCGATTGCTCGGCCAACTCGGAGAGCGACAGGTTGTAGGCCTTGCGCAGGCGCTGGATGGTCTTGCCGAGCTGCCCCGACAACACCTGCGCCCCGGTCATCAGGTCCTTGGGACGCTCCCGCCCCCGCTCGACGCCCATCGCCTGCCCTCGACCCCCGCTGGAGCACCCTGGGGGCGTTCCGCATACCGAACGCCCGTACGCTCCATCAAACGCAATCGCCCGGACGACGCAAGGGTTCATCCGGCCGCGCGGGCTGATTCCAGCGGGATGACGCGTCAGTTCCACCAGGCATGGAAGTGGTGCACCGGCCCGTTGCCGTGACCGATCCGCAAGCGCTCGGAGGCGGCGAGCGCGGCGCTCAGGTAGGCCTTGGCCGCCTGCGCGGCGTCCGTCAGGGTAAGACCGCGGGCGAGACCGGCAGCGAGCGCCGCCGACAGGGTGCAGCCGGTGCCGTGGGTGTTGCGGGTCGCGATCCGCGGTCCCTCCAGGCGCAGCACACGGTCGTCCGGCCCGACCAGAAGGTCGACACTCTTGGGGCCCGCTGCGTGGCCGCCCTTCATCAGCACCGCGCGCGGCCCGAGCCCCAGCAGGCGCCGTCCCTGGTCGAGCATCGCCGCCTCAGTCTCAGCGATGCCCTCCCCCAGCAGCACCGCCGCCTCGGGCAGGTTCGGGGTCAGCACCGCGGCGTGGGGCAGGAGCTTGCCGCGCAGGGCCTCGACGGCGGCGTCGGCGAGCAGCCGGTCCCCGCTCGTCGCCACCATCACCGGGTCGAGCACCAGGGGCAGGCCGGCGGCGTGGCGGGCGAGATTTTCGGCCACCGCGGCGATCACGGGCGCGCGCGACAGCATGCCGATCTTCACCGCCCGCACGTCGAGGTCGGTGAAGACGCTCTCGATCTGGCGGGCGACGAAGTCGGGATCGACGTCGTGGATCGCCTGCACGCCGCGCGTGTTCTGGGCGGTGAGCGCCGTGATCACGCTGGCGCCGTAGACGCCGAGCGCCGAGAAGGTCTTAAGGTCGGCCTGGACGCCGGCGCCGCCGCCGGAATCCGAGCCCGCGATCGTGACGGCGATCATGCCGGACCCGGCCTTGTCGAGCACGGTCATGCCTGGTCTCCGATCGTGCGAAGCCCGATCATGCCGAGCCTCGCGCCGCGAGCGCCCCGTCGATCACCGCGCGCAGGTCCCGCGCCCGCGCCTCGACGTCGCGGCCGCTGCCGAACAGGGCCGAGATCAGGGCGATCCCGTCCGCGCCCGCGCCGATCGTCGCCGCGGCGTTGCTGCGGTCGATGCCCGCGATCGCCCCGACCGGCAGGCCGCCGCCGCGGGCGAGCCGCGCCCGGAACACGACGCGGTTGAGCCCGTCGAGCCCGACCGGAGGATCGGGATTGTCCTTGCTGGTGGTGGCGAAGACGCCGCCGATGCAGGCGTAGTCGACCGGCAACCGGTAGAGCTCGTCGGCCTGGGCGGCGTTCTTCACGGTGAGTCCGACGATCGCCCCCCGCGGCAGCAGGCGCTTGGCGTCAGTCGGGTGCAGGTCCTCCTGGCCGAGATGCACGCCCTCGAGCCCGGCGGCGAGGGCGAGATCGACCCGGTCGTTCATCAGGAGCGGGACGCCGGTACCCTGGAGCGCCGCGTGGATCCGGCGCAGGCGGGCCACGGTCTCGCGGGCATTGACGATGGTCTTCTCGCGGTACTGGAGCAGGGTGCAGCCCCCGGCCGCCGCCTCCGCCGCCATCCGGGCGAGGTGATCGGCGTCGCCGCCGCAGACCCCGACATCGAGGAGGCCGTAGAGCCGCAGGTCCACCGGCACGGTCGCGTGCCCACCGTCGGGCTTCACGGGCGGGCTCCGGCGGGACGCGGGTAGGGACGTGCGGGCATCGAGGCGGTTCCCGGCTGGGCCCGGAACCCCGGGCCGATCGTTCGATCCCCCGGAGTAAGGGCGTGCGCGTGCGGGCGTCAACGGCTCGCGATCAGCCCGCCCGCGCCCCGCCGGCCGCCGCCTCGCGGGCCCGCTCCACCACCAGGCGCCGCTCGCGCCAGACCACGAACACGCCGGCCGCCGCCACGATGCCGCCGCCCACCGCGATCGAGGCCGTGGGGAGCTGGCCGAACACGAACCAGCCGATCAGCACCGACCACAGCATCGTGGTGTATTCGAACGGCGCGACCAGCGAGGCGTCGCCGTGGCGATAGCTCTCGGTGAGCAGGATCTGGCCGATGCCGCCGAGCACGCCGACGACCAGGAACAGCGCCAGGTCCGACCAGCCGGGCATCCGCCAGCCGAGCGCCAGGGTCGAGAGGCCGAGGAGCGAGGTGAACAGGAAGAAGTAGAGCACGATGGCGCCGGTGCGCTCGGTGCCGGTGAGCTTGCGCACCTGGATCGTCGCCGCCGCCGAGCAGCCAGCCGCCAGGATGGCGAACAGCGCGCCGGTCGACCCGCCGCCGCCGGTCCCGCCGAATTCGAGGTGGGGGGCGAGCGTGATCAGCACGCCGAGGAAGCCGACCGAGACGCCGGCCCAGCGATAGGCCTGGACCCGCTCGCGCAGCACGACGGCCGCCAGCACCACCACGAGGAGCGGCGAGGCGTAGCCGATCGCCACCGCGTCGGAGAGCGGCAGGAAGGACAGGCCGGCGAAGCCCGCGAACATCCCGCAGGCGCCGATGATGCTGCGCAGGACGTGGCCCTTGAGGTTCTGCGTCGCCACCGCCTCCCGCACGCCGCCCTGCCAGCGCAGCCACAGCAGCAGCGGCGCGATGGCGATGAAGGAGCGGAAGAACACGATCTCGCCGGTCGGGAACCGGTCGGCCAGCGTCTTCACGCCGGCGGACATCAGCGTGAAGGCCAGCGCCGAGAGGACCTTGAGCCCGATGCCGAGATAGGGGCGGGCGGCCGCTCGTCCCGACGCGCCAGATCCGGTGACCGACCGGCCGGGGACGACGAGGGGGGCTGCCATGGGCGGGGCGCTTTTCTTGAAACCGGGGGAGTGGCCGAGACCGCGGGAGCGCGGTGGGGCCGCTTGTCAGAACCACGAATCGCCACGGCCGAGGTAGAGGCGGGTGCGGGCGGCTGACCTGCGCAATCCGCATGATGTGGATTAAGGCTCCGCAAACGAATTCGAGTCCCGGTCCCCGGCCAAGGTTCCGCCCGCGGCAGCCGCGTCATCAAAGTGATACGCGAATAGGGTTTGGCTGGCGCGAGACGCCGCCAAGGAGATTGCACGTGGCCGAGGACGCCGACGCGCTGCGCGTGCGAACCCTGTTCCTCTCGGATATCCACCTGGGGACCAAGGGCTGCCAGGCCGAGCTGCTGCTCGACTTCATGCGCGAAGTGGATGCCGACGAGATCTACCTGGTCGGCGACATCGTCGACGGCTGGAAGCTGCGCTCGGGCTGGTACTGGCCGCAATCGCACAACGACGTGGTGCAGAAGCTCCTGCGGAAGGTGCGCAAGGGCTCGCGCCTCGTCTACGTGCCCGGCAACCACGACGAGTTCCTGCGCGACTTCCTCGACATGCATTTCGGCGGCATCGAGATCCAGGACCAGGTGCTGCACGAGGCGGCGGACGGCAAGCGCTACCTCGTCATCCACGGCGACCAGTTCGACCTCGTGGTGCGCCACGCCCGCTGGCTGGCCTATCTCGGCGACGGCGCCTACTCGGCGGCGCTCTTCGTCAACACCCACCTGAACTGGGTGCGCCGGCGCCTCGGCCTGACCTACTGGTCGCTGTCGGCCTGGGCCAAGCTGAAGGTGAAGAACGCCGTCAACTTCATCGGCCGCTTCGAGGAATTCTTGATCGCCGAGGCGCGCCGGGCCGAGGCCGACGGGGTGATCTGCGGCCACATCCACCATGCGGCGAGCCGCATGGTCGGCGACATGCACTACCTCAACACCGGCGACTGGGTCGAATCCTGCACGGCCGTCGTCGAGCATTACGACGGCACGATGGAGGTGATCCGCTTCGCCGAGTGGAAGCGGGCCCATGCCGAGGCCCCCACGCCGCTGACCTCCCACAGTCGCCAAGTCGCCGCGGGCGAGGTCGCCCCGATCGAGGAGTTGGCGCCCGCCGCCCGCGCCCCCCTGCCCCCGGCCGCCCAGAGCACCCGGGCCGTCGCGTGAGGCTCCTCGTCGCGACCGATGCCTGGCACCCCCAGGTCAACGGCGTCGTCCGCTCCCTCGAGCACATGGTGGCGGCAGGGCGCCGGCGCGGCCACGACCCGGTGATGCTGACGCCCCTCGACTTCGCCAACGTGCCGCTGCCGGGCTATGCCGAGATCCGGCTCTCGCTCGTCACCGCCCGTGGCGTCGCGGCCCGCTTTCCCGCCCTGGCGCCGACCCACGTCCACATCGCCACAGAAGGGCCGATCGGGCTCGCCACCCGCCGGGTCTGCCTGGCGCAGGGGCGCCCCTTCACCACCAGCTACCACACCCGGTTCCCCGAGTACCTCGCCGCCCGCCTGCCGGTGCCGGAACGCTGGAGCTACGCCTGGCTGCGCCGCTTCCACGGCGCCGCGAGCGGCACGATGGTGAGCACGCCCTCGCTGGAGCGCGACCTGTCCGGGCGCGGCTTCACCCGGCTGATGCGCTGGAGCCGCGGCGTCGACACCGGCCTCTTCCGCCCCCGCGACGGCGAGGCCCCGCCGGCCGCCCTGGCCGGGCTGCCGCGCCCGTTCTTCCTGTTCGTCGGGCGGCTGGCGGTGGAGAAGAACGTCGAGGCGTTCCTGCGCCTCGACCTGCCCGGCACCAAGCTCGTCGTCGGCGACGGGCCGGACCGGGCGCGGCTCGCCGGGATCGATCCCGAAGCCCGCTTCCTCGGCACCCTCACCGGCGAGGCCCTGGCCCGGGTCTATTCGGCCTCCGACGTCTTCGTCTTCCCGAGCCTCACCGACACCTTCGGCATCGTGCTGCTGGAGGCGCTGGCGAGCGGCTTGGCCGTCGCGGCCTATCCGGTGACCGGGCCGCTCGACGTGGTCGGGGGCACGGACGTGGGCGTCCTCGACCAGGACCTCGGCGCGGCGGCCCGCGCGGCGCTCGCGATCCCGCGGGACGCCTGCCGGGCGGAGGCCCTGCGCTACACCTGGGAGGCGAGCGCCGACCAGTTCTACGGCAACATCGAGGCCGCCCATGCCGACGGGATGCCGGCGCCGCAGCGCCGGCCGGGCCTGCCGCGGGCCCTGCCGGGCGAGGCGCCGGTGCCGCGGGTGGGCGAGGGGTAACGACAGCCGGCAGCGACGCGGCCGAGTGGATGGCGAACCGCTGCCCGGCCTGCTCGCATCACAGCCACGCCCGCCCGATTCATTCGGCCTTCAGCGCGAGGCTCTGCCGTGGCTCGGGCGCCATGCGATGGTGCAGCATCCGCAGCCCGACCAGGAGGCCGACCGCGACGATCGAGATCGTCAGCGCCAGCCACAGGGCGGCGTGGGGACCCGCCCTCGTCACGAGCGCGGCGAACACCGGCGGCGCGGCCGCGAAGGAGAGGTTGAGCGGCACTGCCAGACGCGCCGAGGCGCGGGCATAGGCGCCGGCGGGGAAGATCTGCAACGGGAGCGTGGCGCGGGTGACGGCGCCGATGCCGCTGGCGGCGCCGTAGAGCGTGGCGA
This is a stretch of genomic DNA from Methylobacterium sp. 17Sr1-1. It encodes these proteins:
- a CDS encoding XRE family transcriptional regulator, which codes for MGVERGRERPKDLMTGAQVLSGQLGKTIQRLRKAYNLSLSELAEQSGVAKSIISQIERNETNPTLATIWRLSQALDVSIERVLATGDEEPFIEKSSRADTPILVSDDGRMRLAIIGWIKTVEWLQWYDLSADPGGVLDSDAHQRGSVECLSVTEGEFEVDVAGAVQRARAGETLRYRCDRPHTVRCISEGTGRAFMVVIMKAAVME
- a CDS encoding ABC-type transport auxiliary lipoprotein family protein, with amino-acid sequence MLLTAPSPRRAPGRLAAGCLAAALALLLGACGSGAVPTTFDLTALPGAARSGAARRSIVVAEPVGLQPFEADRIIVREPGGAVSYLGGGQWADRLPRLVQTRLIQSLENANRLKSVSRPGDKVAADTILITELRAFDINAGTREAVVDLSAKLIQESSGTVVAAKVFQARVPVAGVNAPVAANGLDRALSMVLADMVRWINAGG
- a CDS encoding thiamine phosphate synthase, encoding MKPDGGHATVPVDLRLYGLLDVGVCGGDADHLARMAAEAAAGGCTLLQYREKTIVNARETVARLRRIHAALQGTGVPLLMNDRVDLALAAGLEGVHLGQEDLHPTDAKRLLPRGAIVGLTVKNAAQADELYRLPVDYACIGGVFATTSKDNPDPPVGLDGLNRVVFRARLARGGGLPVGAIAGIDRSNAAATIGAGADGIALISALFGSGRDVEARARDLRAVIDGALAARGSA
- a CDS encoding DMT family transporter, which codes for MAAPLVVPGRSVTGSGASGRAAARPYLGIGLKVLSALAFTLMSAGVKTLADRFPTGEIVFFRSFIAIAPLLLWLRWQGGVREAVATQNLKGHVLRSIIGACGMFAGFAGLSFLPLSDAVAIGYASPLLVVVLAAVVLRERVQAYRWAGVSVGFLGVLITLAPHLEFGGTGGGGSTGALFAILAAGCSAAATIQVRKLTGTERTGAIVLYFFLFTSLLGLSTLALGWRMPGWSDLALFLVVGVLGGIGQILLTESYRHGDASLVAPFEYTTMLWSVLIGWFVFGQLPTASIAVGGGIVAAAGVFVVWRERRLVVERAREAAAGGARAG
- a CDS encoding glycosyltransferase family 1 protein, translated to MRLLVATDAWHPQVNGVVRSLEHMVAAGRRRGHDPVMLTPLDFANVPLPGYAEIRLSLVTARGVAARFPALAPTHVHIATEGPIGLATRRVCLAQGRPFTTSYHTRFPEYLAARLPVPERWSYAWLRRFHGAASGTMVSTPSLERDLSGRGFTRLMRWSRGVDTGLFRPRDGEAPPAALAGLPRPFFLFVGRLAVEKNVEAFLRLDLPGTKLVVGDGPDRARLAGIDPEARFLGTLTGEALARVYSASDVFVFPSLTDTFGIVLLEALASGLAVAAYPVTGPLDVVGGTDVGVLDQDLGAAARAALAIPRDACRAEALRYTWEASADQFYGNIEAAHADGMPAPQRRPGLPRALPGEAPVPRVGEG
- a CDS encoding UDP-2,3-diacylglucosamine diphosphatase is translated as MAEDADALRVRTLFLSDIHLGTKGCQAELLLDFMREVDADEIYLVGDIVDGWKLRSGWYWPQSHNDVVQKLLRKVRKGSRLVYVPGNHDEFLRDFLDMHFGGIEIQDQVLHEAADGKRYLVIHGDQFDLVVRHARWLAYLGDGAYSAALFVNTHLNWVRRRLGLTYWSLSAWAKLKVKNAVNFIGRFEEFLIAEARRAEADGVICGHIHHAASRMVGDMHYLNTGDWVESCTAVVEHYDGTMEVIRFAEWKRAHAEAPTPLTSHSRQVAAGEVAPIEELAPAARAPLPPAAQSTRAVA
- the thiD gene encoding bifunctional hydroxymethylpyrimidine kinase/phosphomethylpyrimidine kinase, with amino-acid sequence MTVLDKAGSGMIAVTIAGSDSGGGAGVQADLKTFSALGVYGASVITALTAQNTRGVQAIHDVDPDFVARQIESVFTDLDVRAVKIGMLSRAPVIAAVAENLARHAAGLPLVLDPVMVATSGDRLLADAAVEALRGKLLPHAAVLTPNLPEAAVLLGEGIAETEAAMLDQGRRLLGLGPRAVLMKGGHAAGPKSVDLLVGPDDRVLRLEGPRIATRNTHGTGCTLSAALAAGLARGLTLTDAAQAAKAYLSAALAASERLRIGHGNGPVHHFHAWWN